The following coding sequences lie in one Maribacter forsetii DSM 18668 genomic window:
- a CDS encoding O-antigen ligase family protein translates to MKKVKQPKLVLGVFIILVIVFLNALGPYFQQQQIATLGLLPMLAGVAFLYDAKKFHSNKKEFFIFLFLFFLSLITVYYYKGYDEYITSLSLLFGAVIAGYTAIGLNKKTDFSHFFHIGYILSIIFLFFIMIIKGNISSNFASAIAYRDRFMLNANAYSYFCVFANFSLFHLYLKNKNKLLLGMLIILPLLFLVIAFTTQSRAGLLLITIINICFWLFVNKPNNPSKLTKLIRKLTIASVMVLLTFQFIKVYEGSRIQNRVAKKENTQDSRELLIEEGIEVFKQYPILGVGLGQFPLYSKYGLFTHNSYTEILAEQGIIGGMLLIMLFLIPLFKSYKNYKQDKNNEYYKFYLLFFTIFLIYNNFYVFYKFPFSMMYFFLMVTLQKNDSPKKIQE, encoded by the coding sequence ATGAAAAAAGTTAAACAACCAAAATTAGTTCTAGGAGTTTTTATAATTTTAGTAATTGTATTTTTAAATGCATTAGGTCCCTATTTTCAACAACAGCAAATAGCTACATTAGGTTTGTTACCCATGCTAGCTGGTGTCGCATTTTTATACGATGCAAAAAAATTTCATTCCAACAAAAAAGAATTCTTCATATTCTTATTTTTATTTTTTCTTAGTTTAATAACTGTTTATTATTATAAAGGTTATGACGAATATATTACGAGCTTAAGTTTGTTATTTGGAGCCGTTATTGCAGGATATACAGCAATCGGTCTAAATAAAAAGACTGATTTTAGTCATTTTTTCCATATTGGATATATACTCTCTATTATTTTTCTTTTTTTTATAATGATAATCAAGGGAAACATTAGCTCTAACTTTGCCTCTGCTATCGCCTATCGTGACAGATTTATGTTAAATGCTAATGCATATTCTTATTTCTGTGTATTTGCCAATTTCTCCTTATTTCATTTATACTTAAAAAACAAAAACAAACTTTTACTTGGCATGTTAATTATACTGCCGCTACTTTTTTTAGTTATAGCATTTACTACACAATCTAGAGCTGGTCTGCTTTTAATAACAATTATAAACATCTGCTTTTGGCTGTTTGTAAATAAACCAAATAATCCTAGTAAGTTAACGAAACTAATTAGGAAGCTAACTATTGCCTCGGTCATGGTTTTATTAACATTTCAATTCATAAAGGTTTATGAAGGATCAAGAATTCAAAATAGAGTTGCTAAAAAAGAGAATACACAAGATTCAAGAGAATTATTAATAGAAGAAGGTATTGAGGTATTTAAACAATACCCGATATTGGGTGTTGGTTTGGGGCAATTCCCATTATATAGTAAATATGGTTTATTTACGCATAATTCCTATACCGAAATTTTAGCGGAACAAGGAATTATAGGTGGAATGTTACTTATAATGCTATTTTTAATACCTCTTTTCAAGAGTTATAAAAATTACAAGCAAGACAAGAATAATGAATATTATAAATTCTATTTATTATTTTTTACAATATTTTTAATCTATAACAACTTTTACGTTTTTTATAAATTCCCCTTTTCTATGATGTATTTCTTTTTAATGGTAACATTACAAAAAAATGACAGTCCAAAGAAAATACAAGAATAA
- a CDS encoding acyltransferase family protein, translating into MRITKLDGLRGVFSIMIVFFHYREAFLPEYLHQFFFIREAYTFVDFFFVLSGYVIAYNYHSLATWDEFKLYLKKRFIRLFPLLFFTATLALGLDIIGNYFFPSMVDNVDTLPVLLLRYMDTLCFTNSSPILGSTSGMNGVSWSISSEMISYIVFGLISIIAIKKNNRGLLLGIVIITSILFAVYNGSYINTGDYGFIRGLISFNLGYFVWKISRLNFNVPNIFEYLIPILLLVIFYVLNKLIFGFQKEMLILAIVPIFFASAILVLLKTNGLLSKILSSKPLVFLGDISYSIYLNHFLLVLILPRLFFGMFKLPQNNFTQLGLFILIIAFVIIFSNLTYKYIEKKGSRLLRDIILK; encoded by the coding sequence ATGAGAATCACCAAATTAGATGGTTTAAGAGGTGTCTTTAGCATAATGATTGTTTTTTTTCATTATAGAGAAGCATTTCTTCCTGAGTATTTACATCAATTTTTCTTCATTAGAGAAGCATATACTTTTGTAGATTTTTTCTTCGTATTATCTGGTTATGTTATTGCTTATAATTATCACTCATTAGCCACATGGGATGAATTTAAGCTTTATCTTAAAAAGCGATTCATACGTCTTTTTCCTTTATTATTTTTTACAGCCACACTAGCTTTAGGATTAGACATTATAGGCAATTATTTCTTTCCATCAATGGTTGACAATGTAGATACCCTACCGGTATTATTATTGAGATATATGGATACCCTTTGCTTCACTAACTCAAGCCCAATATTAGGTTCTACATCTGGCATGAATGGTGTTTCATGGTCTATTTCTTCTGAAATGATTTCATATATTGTTTTTGGCTTAATATCAATTATAGCTATAAAGAAAAATAACAGAGGCTTGTTGTTAGGTATTGTCATCATCACTTCTATTCTATTTGCTGTATACAATGGCAGCTATATAAATACCGGAGATTATGGATTTATTAGAGGACTAATATCATTTAACTTAGGTTACTTCGTTTGGAAAATTTCACGTTTAAATTTTAATGTACCAAATATTTTTGAATATCTTATTCCTATATTATTATTGGTTATATTTTACGTCTTAAATAAATTAATATTTGGTTTTCAAAAAGAGATGCTTATTCTGGCAATAGTACCTATATTTTTCGCTAGTGCTATACTTGTATTATTAAAAACAAATGGTTTATTAAGTAAAATTTTAAGTTCAAAACCACTTGTTTTTCTAGGTGACATTTCATATTCAATATACCTTAATCATTTCCTTTTAGTACTTATATTACCTAGACTTTTCTTTGGAATGTTTAAACTTCCTCAAAATAATTTTACCCAATTAGGTTTATTCATTTTAATAATAGCTTTCGTCATCATTTTCAGTAATCTAACCTATAAGTATATTGAAAAAAAAGGTAGTAGGTTATTACGTGACATTATTTTAAAGTAA
- a CDS encoding glycosyltransferase family 4 protein has product MNILHICNDYFGSKVHRNLYKSLDELGVNQTIYCPVRQATLVKPNLVEYNYTKVIISESMNNFHRILFNKKIKFLYQDLTSKINLTNISLTHATNLFSDGAIAYRIFKEKNIPYIIAVRSTDIEVFLTYRPDLIQLAWNILKNARKIIFISEALKMNFLNHYLIAKKSSYFKNNCHVQFNGIDNFWLNNIQPQRKIEPTQILYVGRLLKRKNVIAVANTVIKLNISGVNCKFNIVGEGGGDEKKLIELTSKHPEYINYIGAIKDKEKLKSIYNENQIFTMPSKGETFGLVYIEALSQGLPVLFSKNDGIYGVFQENIGEYCNPDNHNDIYQALQSLIINYQTYEIDKIDFKQFQWKNIAFNYKNIYEALKA; this is encoded by the coding sequence ATGAACATTCTACACATTTGTAATGATTATTTCGGAAGTAAGGTTCATAGAAATCTTTATAAATCTCTGGATGAATTAGGAGTTAATCAAACAATCTATTGTCCTGTTCGACAAGCCACATTAGTTAAACCTAATTTAGTAGAGTATAATTACACAAAGGTTATAATTTCTGAATCGATGAATAATTTTCATCGTATTTTATTCAATAAAAAAATTAAATTTTTATATCAAGATTTAACTAGTAAAATAAATTTAACTAACATAAGCTTGACCCACGCAACTAATCTTTTTAGTGATGGAGCAATTGCTTACCGTATATTTAAAGAGAAAAATATTCCCTATATCATAGCTGTTCGTTCTACAGACATTGAAGTTTTTTTAACTTATAGACCTGATTTAATACAATTAGCATGGAATATTTTAAAAAATGCAAGAAAAATTATTTTTATTAGTGAAGCTCTAAAAATGAATTTTCTAAATCACTATTTAATTGCCAAAAAATCTTCTTACTTTAAAAATAACTGCCATGTACAATTTAATGGCATTGATAATTTTTGGCTTAATAATATTCAACCACAAAGAAAAATAGAACCTACACAAATTCTTTACGTAGGGAGATTACTAAAACGAAAAAATGTAATAGCTGTAGCAAATACAGTGATTAAGCTAAATATTTCTGGAGTTAATTGCAAGTTCAATATTGTTGGTGAAGGTGGAGGTGATGAAAAGAAACTTATAGAACTAACTTCAAAACACCCAGAATATATTAACTATATTGGCGCAATAAAAGATAAAGAAAAACTTAAATCAATTTATAACGAAAATCAAATATTTACCATGCCTTCTAAGGGTGAAACGTTTGGGTTGGTTTATATTGAAGCTTTAAGTCAAGGCTTGCCAGTTTTGTTCTCTAAAAATGATGGAATATACGGTGTATTCCAGGAAAATATTGGAGAATACTGTAACCCAGATAATCATAATGACATTTACCAAGCTCTTCAAAGCTTAATTATAAACTACCAAACTTATGAAATTGATAAAATAGATTTTAAACAATTTCAATGGAAAAACATTGCTTTTAATTATAAAAATATTTAC
- a CDS encoding acyltransferase family protein: MNKSLHQEINIDNLALIRVFALVLVVLRHSFAPFMGLWNLPDIYPNSEITQIIGKYISTISMPLYVFISGVLFSFLRNKLHKYETFQILIKKKTKRLVIPYLFFAPIYIYLFIPFKTTNEFLFSFFQGAGHLWFLLMIFIVFIIFYLLENIFKKYPIKSFLIITACFFLFPGLYYLQLDPLAKAFQYMPYFYFGYFFYYNSATIFNYLKNKTPILILIHSLVFLLSVWFPSQLSSALYKALFKGYIILPMGLLSVSFIFIIFYNISIARYNWLNITITNINKTSYYIYILHQPLLIYLYQEGYLKYWSPIAIIITSFTVVFLISLILSNFIMKLKLGRKLIGAA; this comes from the coding sequence TTGAATAAAAGCTTACACCAAGAAATAAACATTGACAACTTAGCGCTAATAAGGGTTTTTGCCCTAGTACTAGTAGTTCTTAGGCATTCTTTTGCCCCATTTATGGGTTTATGGAATTTACCTGACATTTATCCAAATAGTGAAATTACACAAATTATTGGCAAATACATATCTACAATATCAATGCCCTTATATGTTTTCATATCCGGGGTACTGTTTAGCTTCTTAAGAAATAAACTACACAAATATGAAACATTTCAAATCTTAATTAAGAAAAAAACAAAAAGGCTAGTGATACCTTATTTGTTTTTTGCTCCAATCTATATTTACCTTTTTATTCCTTTTAAAACTACAAATGAATTTTTATTCTCATTTTTTCAAGGTGCTGGTCATCTTTGGTTTCTACTAATGATATTTATAGTTTTTATCATATTTTATTTGTTAGAAAATATTTTTAAGAAGTATCCTATAAAAAGTTTTCTAATAATAACTGCTTGTTTTTTCCTTTTTCCTGGCCTATACTATTTACAGTTAGATCCATTAGCTAAGGCCTTTCAGTATATGCCCTATTTTTATTTCGGATATTTCTTTTATTACAATAGTGCAACTATTTTTAATTATCTTAAAAATAAAACACCTATTCTTATCTTAATACATTCTCTAGTTTTTTTATTATCTGTTTGGTTCCCTTCACAGCTGTCTTCAGCTTTATACAAAGCACTATTTAAAGGTTATATTATATTGCCTATGGGTTTACTTTCTGTTTCATTTATATTTATAATCTTTTACAATATAAGTATAGCTAGATATAACTGGCTCAACATTACTATTACTAATATCAATAAAACAAGTTATTATATTTATATACTACATCAACCTTTATTAATTTATTTATATCAAGAAGGTTATTTAAAATATTGGTCTCCTATTGCAATAATAATAACATCTTTTACCGTTGTATTTTTGATATCCTTAATTTTATCAAACTTTATAATGAAATTAAAATTGGGTAGAAAATTAATAGGAGCAGCATAA
- a CDS encoding lipopolysaccharide biosynthesis protein encodes MSLKQKAIKGFSWTIFEGIFSQGAIFIVGIILARLLTPEDFGVVGIITAIITVTNSVVEAGFGSALIRKVDANEKDYNTVFYTNLISAICLYLLLWVLAPVIADFFETEILINLIKVSGLILVVNGIVIIQRTLLTKQLDFKKLGIFAVISSLLAGGAAIYLAYQNYGVWSLIAFSVLRPLLNSIMLWLSSNWKPKLQFSKNSFTELFNFGYKLLITNLVNTVYKNIYYFVIGKHFTPSALGFYTRADQFQTPFSTNITFAIRRISFPILSNFQNDKQNLKIKFIQFIRYSMFLNFTIMLVIAAVAKPLVLITIGEKWETSIIYLQLLCIPGMLYPLQILHLNLLLIKGYSNLNLRLEIIKKIILIPIIFITVNYGIVYMIYGLILFSIIEYFINSFYTKKIISYTLKDQFKDFLPFFILSFIPFIAMISVTFTDLNVFIMLPTQLITGIVVFILMNEILQQKEYKMAKEKLMSLLKKRINEK; translated from the coding sequence GTGTCTTTAAAACAAAAAGCAATAAAGGGCTTTAGCTGGACTATTTTTGAAGGAATTTTTAGTCAAGGTGCTATATTCATTGTTGGTATAATACTCGCACGATTATTAACGCCAGAAGACTTTGGGGTTGTTGGTATTATCACAGCAATAATAACAGTAACCAATTCTGTTGTAGAAGCCGGCTTTGGCAGTGCTTTAATTCGTAAAGTTGATGCAAATGAAAAGGATTACAATACTGTATTTTACACCAATCTAATATCTGCAATATGTCTTTATTTGTTATTGTGGGTCTTAGCCCCTGTTATTGCAGATTTTTTTGAAACCGAAATACTTATAAACCTAATAAAAGTCTCGGGCTTAATTTTAGTCGTGAACGGTATCGTTATCATACAAAGAACCTTATTAACAAAACAACTAGATTTTAAAAAACTCGGTATTTTTGCTGTAATTTCTTCCTTGTTAGCAGGAGGGGCTGCAATATACCTAGCATACCAAAATTATGGCGTTTGGAGTTTAATTGCATTTTCAGTTTTAAGACCTTTATTAAACAGCATTATGCTATGGTTGAGTTCTAATTGGAAACCTAAGCTTCAATTTTCAAAAAACAGCTTTACAGAATTATTCAATTTCGGGTACAAGCTACTCATAACCAACCTAGTCAACACCGTATATAAAAATATTTATTATTTTGTTATTGGTAAACATTTTACACCATCGGCTCTAGGCTTTTACACAAGGGCTGATCAATTTCAAACACCTTTTTCTACTAATATAACATTTGCCATAAGACGAATAAGTTTCCCTATTTTATCTAATTTTCAAAATGACAAGCAAAATTTAAAAATTAAATTTATACAGTTTATTCGTTATAGCATGTTTTTAAATTTCACTATAATGCTTGTAATTGCTGCAGTTGCAAAGCCATTAGTACTTATTACTATTGGTGAAAAATGGGAAACATCAATTATCTATTTACAATTATTATGTATACCAGGTATGTTATATCCTTTACAAATATTGCATTTAAATCTTTTATTAATTAAAGGGTATTCAAACTTAAATCTTAGGTTAGAAATTATAAAAAAAATTATACTTATACCTATAATCTTTATCACTGTAAATTATGGCATCGTATATATGATATATGGGCTTATATTATTCTCCATAATAGAATATTTTATTAATAGTTTTTATACCAAAAAAATTATAAGCTACACATTAAAAGACCAGTTTAAAGACTTTCTACCATTCTTTATACTATCATTTATTCCTTTTATTGCTATGATATCCGTAACGTTTACAGATTTAAATGTATTTATTATGCTACCCACGCAACTTATTACAGGCATTGTCGTTTTTATTTTAATGAATGAAATTTTACAACAAAAAGAATATAAAATGGCGAAAGAGAAATTAATGTCATTATTAAAAAAACGCATTAATGAAAAGTAA
- a CDS encoding glycosyltransferase family 4 protein — protein sequence MKSKLKIAFLLSIITERGGIGRVTSIISNELNNHPDFDIHIISYARKKENSYDWNNKLPYHYLLEEQIPMKKGIITASKKLKNILSTNNIDILISSGAIVGPLGVLGTVFNKTKLIYWSHSSFKGTSKKQFRMFNEHFTALFAKCIVSLTKTDEVNYAKETRAKKVVQIYNPIDSKLENNDKEYSSTSKKIVSVGRLTAQKNFETLIDVAAIVLSEHKDFTWDIYGSGEEEDLLQKKIKTNNLIGKVNLMGQSSNLYELYNEYALMVMTSKYEGFPMSLIEGLASNLPLVSFDIPTGPNEIIHEGTNGFLIEPFDVADMAKKISILINDEDLRISFSKKNPKLINEFNLSTITKKWITLLNKL from the coding sequence ATGAAAAGTAAGTTAAAAATAGCTTTTCTCTTAAGTATTATAACGGAAAGAGGTGGTATTGGTAGAGTTACTTCTATAATCTCAAATGAATTAAATAATCATCCAGATTTTGATATTCATATCATAAGCTATGCAAGAAAAAAAGAAAATTCTTATGATTGGAATAACAAATTACCTTACCATTATTTATTAGAAGAACAAATACCTATGAAAAAGGGTATTATAACCGCATCTAAAAAATTAAAAAATATTTTATCGACTAATAATATTGATATTTTAATTTCAAGCGGTGCAATTGTAGGTCCATTAGGTGTCTTAGGCACAGTTTTCAATAAGACAAAGCTTATTTACTGGTCACATTCTAGTTTTAAAGGAACTTCTAAAAAGCAATTTCGAATGTTCAATGAACATTTTACGGCACTTTTCGCAAAATGTATAGTAAGCCTTACTAAAACGGATGAAGTCAATTATGCAAAGGAGACAAGGGCAAAAAAAGTTGTGCAAATCTACAACCCAATTGACAGTAAATTAGAGAACAATGATAAAGAATACAGCAGCACATCTAAAAAAATAGTAAGTGTAGGTAGACTTACTGCTCAGAAAAATTTTGAAACTTTAATTGATGTTGCCGCAATTGTACTTTCTGAACATAAAGATTTCACTTGGGACATATATGGTTCTGGAGAAGAAGAAGACTTACTTCAAAAAAAGATAAAGACCAATAATTTAATTGGTAAAGTGAATTTAATGGGGCAAAGTAGTAATCTTTATGAATTATATAATGAATATGCTTTGATGGTTATGACATCTAAATATGAAGGTTTCCCTATGAGTCTAATTGAAGGTTTGGCAAGCAACCTACCTTTAGTAAGTTTTGACATACCAACTGGACCTAATGAAATAATTCATGAAGGTACAAATGGCTTTTTAATTGAACCATTTGATGTAGCTGATATGGCCAAGAAAATCTCAATTTTGATTAATGATGAAGATTTAAGAATTTCTTTTTCTAAGAAAAACCCTAAATTAATTAATGAATTTAATTTATCTACCATTACCAAGAAATGGATTACTTTATTGAACAAATTATAA